The Carassius gibelio isolate Cgi1373 ecotype wild population from Czech Republic chromosome B5, carGib1.2-hapl.c, whole genome shotgun sequence genome segment ttttcaatatttttaactCACCAATTTGTTTTTtacttaacaataaaaaaaaattatttgtacgGCTCAGTCAATTCTCAGTGAATCCAGTGCCTCCCTCCTAATTTTCTTGTtgaagtttgttttaattttgttgtatgttcaataatgaaatgtaaatatgtttACGAATggcatttctttttcaaatttatttgttTCAAACCTAATATTCATCTCAAATTCAAATTGTTACATTTGTGGCTTCGAAATCTCACCAGATGCTAAAACTCAGAAGTTCATTGCAATCAGGTTTACAGACTGGGTCATTTAAcagataaaactataaaaaaaaaaactgaaacatactttgAAGTGTTAAAGATTATTCATCTCTCAGCTGGAGACACACTGTGAAGTGCTGACCGTCTGTTTGTTTACAGAGACTCAGCTGGAGGCAAAGGCGGCTCTCCAGCAGGCTCTGGAGATGAAGACCAATGGCAAGAGGGAGAAAGCTCATAAGCTGCTCATCCACGCGCTCAACATGAACCCAGAGTTTGTGGAGGCGCTCACTGAATTAGGAACCATACTGGAGGAGGAAAAAGACGTGGTCCAAGCAGACCATCTGTACACCAAGGCCCTCACCATCTCGCCCTGCAACGAGAAGGCTCTGGTGAGCAGGGATCGCACACTCCCGTTAGTAGAGGAAATAGATCAGCGCCACTTTGGAATCATTGATGGAAAGGTGCGACGTCTCATGTCCATATCCAAAGGCAACTCTGCTCTGCGCCGAGTCATGGAGGAGACATACTACCATCATATCTACCACACCGTCGCTATTGAAGGCAACACGCTCACTCTGTCCGAGATCCGTCACATTATTGAGACCAGATATGCCGTTCCAGGAAAGAGTCTTCAAGAACAGAACGAGGCAATTGGCGTCGACGTGGCCATGAAGTACATCAACACCACACTTCTGTCCCGTGCCGGAGCGATCACTGTAAATGACATCCTAGACATACACCAACGGGTCCTAGGCTTCGCCGATCCTGTCGAAGCCGGACGATTTCGTGTCAGCCAGGTGTTCGTGGGCCATCACATCCCACCGCATCCGCAGGACCTGGACAAGCACATGCAGGAGCTGGTGCAGTGGTTGAACTCGGAGGAAGCGCTGCATCTGCACCCGGTAGAGTTCGCAGCTCTCGCGCACTATAAACTGGTTTACGTTCATCCGTTCGTGGACGGGAACGGACGGACTTCTCGCCTGCTCATGAATTTAATCCTAATGCAAGCTAGTTATCCGCCGATCACCATTCGGAAAGAGCAGAGGGCGGAGTATTACACCGTCCTGGATACTGCCAACGAGGGCGACGTCAGGCCCTTTATTCGCTTTATCGCGAAATGCACTGAAATAACACTTGATACACTATTGATAGCCACAAGTGAGCATGCAGTGGGGCTGCCCGGGACTAGTCATCATGCCTGTCCTGACTGTAAACACACCATATCTGTGCATAGCTGATAGATGTACACTGGCAAGTGGAAAAAGATTGCATGTGGAGTAAATTGAGGTGCCATATAAGCCTCTGTACCGACCTTGTACTGCTAGCAGGGGACCTAATTAATAAACTGTTGATCCATTTGAAGTTTGTGCATTTACTGTGTAGCTTTATTCGTTACAAATCCTTTGTTCAATGTTCGAAATGTTCAcatggttttacatttaaaatgaaagaaaagctCTCTTATTCACTGAATGAACAGTATTAGGTCAGATCTTCAGCAGCTACATCCTTCTGCATTTGAGTTCATGATAATGTTGCAGAAATGAACTGCTGTCTGTTGGGAACTACTGTATATTCATACTCCTATTTGTGTGGACTT includes the following:
- the LOC127957719 gene encoding protein adenylyltransferase FICD-like, whose product is MAALAVFRHVCSGPLLWGWGPVLCGLLGSVFVLLLPLAGIEEQCCASLKGVALLRCRLWGGVQRPVVHTTSLTVPFTALDLLPQRVKPSKETQLEAKAALQQALEMKTNGKREKAHKLLIHALNMNPEFVEALTELGTILEEEKDVVQADHLYTKALTISPCNEKALVSRDRTLPLVEEIDQRHFGIIDGKVRRLMSISKGNSALRRVMEETYYHHIYHTVAIEGNTLTLSEIRHIIETRYAVPGKSLQEQNEAIGVDVAMKYINTTLLSRAGAITVNDILDIHQRVLGFADPVEAGRFRVSQVFVGHHIPPHPQDLDKHMQELVQWLNSEEALHLHPVEFAALAHYKLVYVHPFVDGNGRTSRLLMNLILMQASYPPITIRKEQRAEYYTVLDTANEGDVRPFIRFIAKCTEITLDTLLIATSEHAVGLPGTSHHACPDCKHTISVHS